Proteins co-encoded in one Prunus persica cultivar Lovell chromosome G6, Prunus_persica_NCBIv2, whole genome shotgun sequence genomic window:
- the LOC18773262 gene encoding LOW QUALITY PROTEIN: DNA repair protein RAD51 homolog 4 (The sequence of the model RefSeq protein was modified relative to this genomic sequence to represent the inferred CDS: deleted 1 base in 1 codon), with translation MAPLKALEAEYPILDPNFQAFCASHGIFSVEDFLIHDLYELAAFAEQQPTSEKLKQGITQVLSIIDTQHQPWLNGLELLDDALHNKHVLSTGREGIDLLLGGGLREGQLTEIVGPSSCGKTQVCLLAASNVATKQMGNVVYLDTGNSFSPQRIAQFVGHIAGCAFDEAGKRIFQRIMNSIVCHSVFDIFTMFNVLHRLVINFPSQLQKGGQVRLLIVDSISSLITPILGNSGSQGRALMISAGYMLKKLAHEHNVAVLVTNHTVGGERGIPKPALGQTWKSIPHVRLLLSGDHGNNVRSISVLRHPSMASGKAAKFSI, from the exons ATGGCACCGTTGAAAGCTTTGGAGGCAGAGTACCCAATACTCGACCCCAATTTCCAGGCCTTTTGCGCCTCTCACGGTATTTTCTCAG TGGAAGATTTCCTCATTCATGACCTCTATGAATTAGCTGCATTTGCAGAACAACAGCCTACATCTGAGAAACTAAagcag GGCATTACTCAGGTCCTCTCTATTATTGACACTCAGCATCAACCATGGTTGAATGGTTTGGAGCTTTTAGATGATGCTCTACATAACAAGCATGTACTGTCAACTGGGCGTGAAGG AATTGATTTGTTACTAGGAGGCGGATTACGTGAGGGACAATTAACTGAAATTGTTGGGCCATCTTCTTGTGGTAAAACACAA GTTTGCCTACTTGCTGCTTCAAATGTTGCAACGAAGCAAATGGGTAATGTTGTATACCTGGACACAGGCAACTCTTTCTCACCCCAACGAATTGCCCAGTTTGTTGGTCATATCGCTGGCTGTGCCTTTGATGAG GCTGGAAAAAGAATTTTTCAGAGGATAATGAACAGCATTGTATGCCATTCTGTGTTTGACATCTTTACAATGTTCAACGTGTTACATCGGCTAGTGATCAATTTTCCATCTCAG CTGCAGAAAGGAGGGCAGGTCCGGTTACTTATTGTTGATTCGATCTCTTCATTAATTACCCCGATTCTTGGGAACAGTGGTTCACAGG GACGTGCCTTGATGATATCTGCTGggtatatgttaaagaaattaGCACATGAGCATAATGTTGCGGTACTG GTGACCAATCACACAGTGGGTGGGGAAAGAGGTATTCCAAAA CCGGCCCTTGGACAGACCTGGAAGAGCATCCCACATGTGAGGCTTCTACTTTCTGGTGATCATGGAAACAATGTCCGGAGTATTTCAGTGCTAAGACACCCATCTATG gCTTCTGGCAAGGCTGCAAAGTTTTCAATTTAG
- the LOC18774708 gene encoding copper transporter 6, translating into MEGMEHGHMGVMASPSSMMSGSNGMMHHKMMMHMTFFWGTNAEVLFSKWPGSSTGMYYVCLLFVFALAVIVEWLSHCRLIKAGSSDVVCGLAQTFLHTIRVGLAYMVMLAVMSFNVGVFLVAVAGHTVGFLLFGSRVFKKPDPEDEKDSDLPPMSC; encoded by the coding sequence atggaaggTATGGAACATGGGCATATGGGAGTCATGGCATCACCATCATCCATGATGAGCGGCTCAAATGGGATGATGCACCATAAGATGATGATGCACATGACCTTCTTCTGGGGCACGAACGCCGAGGTGCTCTTCTCCAAGTGGCCAGGCTCAAGCACCGGCATGTATTACGTGTGTCTGCTCTTTGTCTTTGCCCTAGCTGTCATCGTCGAGTGGCTGTCTCATTGTCGTTTAATCAAGGCTGGCTCAAGCGACGTCGTTTGTGGACTGGCCCAGACTTTCCTGCATACCATTAGGGTTGGGCTGGCTTATATGGTCATGTTGGCCGTCATGTCGTTTAATGTTGGTGTGTTTCTTGTGGCTGTTGCTGGGCACACTGTTGGGTTCTTGCTGTTTGGGAGTAGGGTTTTCAAGAAACCAGATCCTGAGGATGAAAAGGACTCTGATCTTCCTCCTAtgagttgttga